Proteins encoded together in one Lathyrus oleraceus cultivar Zhongwan6 chromosome 5, CAAS_Psat_ZW6_1.0, whole genome shotgun sequence window:
- the LOC127086343 gene encoding chloroplastic import inner membrane translocase subunit HP30-2, with the protein MEQGKQQQRTMALSLSSKGLPHQIQNPITQIQTRFKNIENGVKLWLSKQSMAVEAAVVATTSAAQGAVMGACMGTFTSNAPAAFAPPPNATLSPQAMASLKQAQALAGGPLIQARNFAVMTGVNAGISCVLKRLRGKEDVQSR; encoded by the exons ATGGAACAAGGAAAGCAGCAGCAAAGAACGATGGCGTTGTCGTTGTCGTCCAAGGGTTTACCGCACCAAATTCAAAACCCAATCACCCAAATTCAAACACGCTTTAAAAACATCGAAAACGGTGTCAAGCTTTGGCTCTCCAAACAGTCTATGGCCGTTGAAGCCGCCGTCGTTGCCACCACCAGCGCCGCTCAAGGCGCTGTTATGGGTGCCTGCATGGGTACTTTCACCAGCAACGCTCCCGCTGCTTTCGCTCCACCTCCTAACGCGACTCTCAGCCCTCAAGCCATGGCTTCTCTTAAACAAGCACAG GCTCTTGCTGGAGGTCCTTTGATTCAGGCTCGGAACTTTGCTGTTATGACTGGAGTGAATGCTGGTATTTCTTGTGTTTTGAAAAGATTAAGAGGAAAGGAAGATGTTCAATCCAGGTGA
- the LOC127082021 gene encoding pleiotropic drug resistance protein 1, whose product MPIVGAIALHVSLLTFTLRVHPDRLDYVDLVLGSCVKKLSGKPKLDDSRATKQVVALLSAPLDKYNDVVTALTLSNYPHVMDHLDNVTNKVMALVIIQSIMKNNTYISTADKIDEEDFRNVQGKYKCIKSLIEFSGVSLSTPTPNLWPTYELFDDIILISDGQIVYQGPREHVLDFFEFVGFKCPERKGAADFLQEVTSKKDQEQYWFHREKPYRFVTVTQFAETFQSYHVGRKIGDKLAIPFDKSKNHPAALTTEKYGVNKKELLKANFSREYLLMISYNGTQDIKSWWIWGYWISPLMYGQNAIMVNEFLGDSWNHFTPNSNKTLGIQVLESRGFFTDAYWYWIGVGALVGFMFLYNIIFTVALTHLNPFDKAQATINEESEDSTTNGTHQEVELPRIVVMQQVQENPLAADRKEEWFFLSNHIREEWLRLPAEVDYNTRKMFIEEVMELVELNPLRNSLVGLPGVNGLSTEQRKRLTIAVELVANPSIIFMDEPTSGLDARAAAIVMRTVRNTVDTGRTVVCTIHQPSIDIFEAFDELFLMKRGGQEVYVGPLGRHSSQLIKYFESIEGVSKIKDGYNPATWMLEVTSSAQELTLGVDFNDTYKNSELFRRNKQLIEELGKPAYGSKDLHFSTQYSQSFSVQCLACLWKQHWSYWRNPPYTAVRFFFTTFIGLMFGTIFWDLGRKYSNRQDLFNAFGSMYTAVLFLGVQNSSAVQPVGMSCGLDYIWIDSITIWRYKHHDGIRK is encoded by the exons ATGCCTATTGTGGGTGCAATAGCTTTACATGTATCTCTTCTTACATTTACTCTCCGTGTTCATCCAGACCGACTTGATTATGTGGATCTAGTACTG GGATCATGTGTCAAGAAGCTGTCTGGAAAACCAAAGCTTGATGACAGTAGAGCAACAAAGCAAGTTGTTGCACTGTTAAGCGCCCCACTTGATAAATACAATGATGTTGTGACTGCACTGACACTTTCTAATTATCCTCATGTAATGGATCATCTTGATAACGTGACAAATAAAGTCATGGCTCTGGTTATAATCCAAAGCATTATGAAGAATAACACTTACATATCCACTGCTGATAAG ATCGACGAGGAAGATTTCA GAAATGTTCAAGGTAAATACAAGTGTATTAAGAGTCTTATTGAGTTCTCAGGTGTTTCTCTATCAACTCCTACACCTAACTTGTGGCCCACTTACGAACTTTTTGACGACATTATTCTTATTTCTGACGGTCAAATTGTTTACCAAGGACCACGCGAACATGTTCTCGACTTTTTTGAATTTGTTGGTTTCAAATGTCCTGAGAGAAAAGGTGCAGctgactttcttcaagaa GTAACTTCAAAGAAGGATCAAGAACAGTATTGGTTCCACAGAGAAAAACCATACAGATTTGTAACAGTTACTCAATTCGCCGAGACATTTCAATCATACCATGTTGGAAGGAAAATAGGAGACAAGCTCGCAATTCCATTCGACAAGTCTAAGAATCATCCAGCAGCATTAACCACTGAAAAGTATGGTGTTAACAAGAAGGAACTACTAAAAGCTAACTTCTCAAGAGAGTATTTGCTCATGATATCATATAATGGAACTC AGGATATCAAAAGCTGGTGGATTTGGGGTTACTGGATTTCACCTTTGATGTATGGACAAAATGCTATAATGGTGAATGAATTCCTCGGAGATAGTTGGAACCAT TTTACACCAAATTCGAATAAAACACTAGGAATTCAAGTTTTGGAATCTCGCGGATTCTTCACAGACGCATATTGGTATTGGATAGGGGTTGGTGCATTAGTAGGATTTATGTTTCTTTATAACATTATATTCACCGTGGCTCTCACGCATCTCAATC CATTTGATAAGGCACAAGCAACTATAAATGAAGAATCAGAAGACAGCACAACAAATGGCACACACCAAGAAGTTGAATTACCGCGTATAG TTGTTATGCAGCAAGTTCAGGAGAATCCTCTAGCCGCAGACAGAAAAGAGGAATGGTTCTTCCTTTCGAACCACATTCGAGAGGAATGGCTTCGCTTACCAGCCGAAGTTGATTACAATACAAGAAAG ATGTTCATTGAGGAAGTAATGGAACTAGTGGAGCTCAATCCATTGAGAAACTCTTTGGTTGGTTTGCCTGGCGTGAACGGTCTTTCAACCGAACAACGTAAGAGGCTAACTATAGCAGTTGAGTTAGTTGCCAACCCTTCCATAATTTTCATGGATGAGCCTACATCTGGTTTAGATGCTAGAGCTGCTGCAATTGTTATGCGAACCGTTAGAAACACAGTTGACACAGGAAGAACAGTTGTTTGCACCATTCATCAACCAAGTATCGACATATTCGAAGCTTTTGACGAG TTATTCCTGATGAAGCGCGGAGGACAAGAAGTATACGTTGGGCCGTTGGGTCGTCATTCGAGTCAACTGATCAAGTATTTTGAGAGCATTGAAGGGGTTAGTAAAATCAAAGATGGCTATAATCCAGCAACATGGATGTTGGAAGTTACGAGTTCGGCGCAAGAACTTACTTTAggtgttgattttaatgatacATACAAAAACTCTGAGTTGTTTAGGAGAAACAAGCAACTTATAGAAGAATTAGGCAAACCTGCTTATGGTTCAAAGGATCTTCATTTCTCCACCCAATACTCACAGTCATTTTCGGTCCAATGCTTGGCTTGCTTATGGAAACAACATTGGTCGTATTGGCGCAATCCGCCATATACTGCTGTGAGGTTCTTCTTCACTACTTTCATAGGCTTGATGTTTGGAACAATATTCTGGGATCTTGGCAGGAAATA CTCAAATAGACAAGATCTGTTTAATGCGTTCGGTTCGATGTATACTGCTGTTCTCTTCCTTGGGGTCCAGAATTCATCGGCTGTACAACCCGTGGGCATGTCCTGTGGCTTGGACTATATATGGATTGATAGCATCACAATTTGGAGATATAAACATCATGATGGAATCAGAAAATGA